In Deltaproteobacteria bacterium, a genomic segment contains:
- the cofE gene encoding coenzyme F420-0:L-glutamate ligase: protein MRRAPLECHTIETLPLVHPGDDLPALLARAIRSTGLTLAAYDIVAVCQKVVSKAEGRIVDLANVTPSAFATRIAESTGKDARIVEVILRESTRIVKMTSGHLICETGPGWICANAGVDESNAERPDSLTLLPHDADASAEALRARLSADAGGAPIGVVVTDTFGRPWRDGLLDVALGVAGIGAVLDYRGATDLGGRELHHTVIAQADAIAAAAGLLMVKGAGIPAVVLRGVSWERTTGRGRDLIRPAALDLFR, encoded by the coding sequence ATCCGTCGCGCGCCGCTCGAGTGCCACACGATCGAGACGCTGCCTCTCGTGCATCCCGGTGACGACCTGCCGGCGCTCCTCGCGCGAGCGATTCGATCCACGGGCCTCACGCTCGCCGCCTACGACATCGTCGCGGTCTGCCAGAAGGTCGTCTCCAAAGCCGAGGGCCGCATCGTCGACCTCGCCAACGTCACCCCCTCCGCGTTCGCAACCCGGATCGCGGAGAGCACGGGCAAGGACGCGCGCATCGTCGAGGTGATCCTGCGCGAGTCGACGCGGATCGTGAAGATGACGAGCGGCCACCTGATCTGCGAGACCGGCCCCGGGTGGATCTGCGCGAACGCCGGCGTCGACGAATCGAACGCGGAGCGTCCCGATTCCCTCACGCTCCTCCCGCACGACGCCGATGCCTCCGCCGAGGCCCTGCGCGCACGCTTGTCGGCCGATGCGGGAGGCGCGCCGATCGGCGTGGTCGTGACGGACACGTTCGGACGGCCGTGGCGGGACGGCCTCCTCGACGTCGCCCTCGGCGTCGCCGGCATCGGTGCCGTCCTGGACTACCGCGGCGCCACCGACCTGGGGGGCCGCGAGCTGCATCACACCGTGATCGCCCAGGCGGATGCGATCGCCGCGGCCGCGGGGCTCCTCATGGTGAAGGGGGCGGGGATCCCGGCGGTGGTGCTACGTGGCGTGTCGTGGGAACGGACGACGGGCCGCGGGCGCGACCTCATCCGACCTGCGGCGCTCGACCTCTTCCGCTGA
- a CDS encoding 1-acyl-sn-glycerol-3-phosphate acyltransferase — MSQPQTVPEDAPVSSAREDEGRHRSAMSRQFGFFANLFARRAFRHVQVDPEDIARLRRLAEQGTLVYVMRYRSLVDYFLVNHLLLREGLPLPLFANDISSVWLRRLSDVLRGAWRRLRSLGTVPRDREARERDLAARLTASGRSVLLFIRSSRGAAGTRGRGVRAALETRRGADYLREIVHGLWGKEQPVVLVPLAIFRGSGLRRKGSRLASFVYSVHEAPSDVKKLVTYYWNARDLSISVGAEIPLNAFMTEYRDEGEDRIVRRLTRALQIFLYREERLVWGPTLRSKRQVREMVLDSDDVQEVVRSIAAERKTSVEKTIKEARGYFDEIAANFHGYYFAALAFLFHRAWYRMFSGLEVRGLERVVDTVKQHPIVLVPCHRSHFDYLILSYIFHENALSPPHIAAGINMAFWPLGPFFRGAGAYFIRRTFEGNPLYKTVFRKYLEYLIREGYTQEFFIEGGRSRTGKILTPKLGMLSAIVNVFVDGVRRDLYLVPVSIHYGRIVEEEAYKEELLGGQKERESFGALLKARRVLRQKYGTVYVTFAAPISLDAALGERRGRFQRAVADPAIEEEKRHFIQKLGFRLLRSVNDVAVAGATSVSSTVLLAAPEAAIRYGEFAVAARALTELLIHKRVALTASLQRNIANFYESLNFLQNGKLIEWMKDRDGDIIHAPPEKRLILDFYKNNTIHFFLIPSLIAHALRRGVPRSELRETVWWWLELFRWEFALPEREAVAAEIDDTLAYFTARGAIEGAYVNMAHVLLVFGDGILDSFREAYWIVAKTLLDLEADGLLQKAAIARMRKSFIMHQLLGQTRRAEGNSAVTFANALNRFAEMGCVTLARRGRGGRERVILAGPAASDLAGLERRLADSRRLEGVGRLTLPMPPSSSEHPSASFPV, encoded by the coding sequence ATGAGCCAACCGCAGACGGTGCCCGAGGATGCACCCGTGAGCTCGGCCCGCGAGGACGAGGGGCGGCATCGTTCGGCGATGAGCCGGCAGTTCGGGTTCTTCGCGAATCTGTTCGCGCGGCGGGCCTTTCGCCATGTGCAGGTCGATCCCGAGGACATCGCTCGGCTGCGCCGGCTCGCCGAGCAGGGCACGCTCGTCTACGTGATGCGGTATCGGTCGCTCGTCGACTACTTCCTCGTGAACCATCTGCTGCTGCGCGAAGGCCTGCCGCTGCCGCTCTTCGCCAACGACATCTCCTCGGTGTGGCTGCGCCGGCTGAGCGACGTCCTGCGCGGGGCATGGCGGAGGTTGCGGTCCCTCGGCACCGTTCCGCGGGATCGGGAGGCGCGCGAGCGCGACCTCGCGGCGCGCCTGACCGCGAGCGGCCGCTCGGTCCTGCTCTTCATCCGCAGCAGCCGCGGCGCCGCGGGGACACGCGGGCGGGGCGTGCGCGCGGCGCTCGAGACGCGCCGCGGGGCCGACTACCTCCGCGAGATCGTGCACGGCCTCTGGGGGAAGGAGCAGCCCGTGGTCCTCGTGCCCCTCGCCATCTTCCGAGGTTCGGGATTGCGGAGGAAGGGGTCGCGCCTCGCGAGCTTCGTGTACAGCGTGCACGAGGCCCCGAGCGACGTGAAGAAGCTCGTGACCTACTACTGGAACGCGCGCGATCTCAGCATCTCGGTCGGCGCGGAGATCCCGCTGAACGCCTTCATGACGGAGTACCGCGATGAAGGGGAGGATCGCATCGTACGGCGTCTGACGCGCGCGCTGCAGATCTTCCTCTATCGTGAAGAGCGGCTCGTGTGGGGACCCACCCTCCGCTCGAAGCGTCAGGTGCGGGAGATGGTCCTCGATTCCGACGACGTCCAGGAGGTCGTGCGCAGCATCGCCGCCGAGCGAAAGACGTCGGTCGAGAAGACGATCAAGGAGGCGCGAGGCTACTTCGACGAGATCGCGGCCAACTTCCACGGGTACTATTTCGCGGCGCTGGCGTTCCTCTTCCACCGCGCGTGGTACCGGATGTTCAGCGGCCTCGAGGTGCGCGGACTCGAGCGGGTCGTCGATACGGTCAAGCAGCACCCGATCGTGCTGGTTCCGTGTCACCGGAGCCACTTCGACTATCTGATCTTGTCGTACATTTTTCACGAGAACGCGCTGTCGCCGCCGCACATCGCTGCGGGCATCAACATGGCGTTCTGGCCGCTGGGTCCGTTCTTCCGCGGGGCGGGCGCGTATTTCATCCGTCGCACCTTCGAGGGAAACCCGCTCTACAAGACGGTCTTTCGAAAGTACCTCGAGTACCTGATCCGCGAGGGCTATACGCAGGAGTTCTTCATCGAGGGGGGGCGCAGCCGGACGGGCAAGATCCTCACGCCGAAGCTCGGGATGCTCTCGGCGATCGTGAACGTCTTCGTGGACGGCGTACGCCGTGATCTCTATCTCGTGCCGGTTTCCATTCACTACGGGCGCATCGTGGAGGAGGAGGCGTACAAGGAGGAGTTGCTGGGGGGACAGAAGGAGCGGGAGTCCTTCGGCGCCTTGCTGAAGGCCCGGAGGGTCCTGCGCCAGAAGTACGGAACGGTCTACGTCACGTTCGCCGCGCCGATCTCGCTCGACGCGGCGCTCGGGGAGCGGCGCGGGCGATTCCAACGCGCCGTCGCGGACCCGGCGATCGAGGAGGAGAAGCGGCATTTCATCCAGAAGCTCGGATTCCGCCTCCTGCGGTCGGTCAACGACGTCGCGGTCGCCGGCGCGACCTCCGTATCGTCGACGGTGCTGCTCGCGGCGCCGGAGGCGGCGATCCGCTACGGGGAGTTCGCGGTCGCCGCACGGGCGTTGACGGAGCTGCTCATCCACAAGCGCGTGGCGCTCACGGCATCGTTGCAGCGCAACATCGCGAACTTCTACGAAAGCCTGAATTTCCTCCAGAACGGCAAGCTGATCGAATGGATGAAGGATCGTGACGGCGACATCATCCACGCGCCGCCCGAGAAGCGGTTGATCCTCGATTTCTACAAGAACAACACGATCCACTTCTTCCTGATTCCGTCGCTGATCGCGCACGCGCTCCGTCGAGGCGTGCCGCGCTCCGAACTGCGCGAGACCGTGTGGTGGTGGCTCGAGCTGTTCCGCTGGGAGTTCGCCTTGCCGGAACGCGAGGCGGTGGCGGCCGAGATCGACGACACGCTGGCGTACTTCACGGCGCGAGGCGCGATCGAGGGCGCCTACGTCAACATGGCGCACGTGCTGCTGGTCTTCGGTGACGGGATCCTCGACAGCTTCCGCGAAGCGTATTGGATCGTGGCGAAGACGCTGCTCGACCTGGAGGCGGACGGGCTCCTCCAGAAGGCGGCGATCGCGCGCATGCGGAAGAGCTTCATCATGCATCAGTTGCTCGGGCAGACGCGGCGTGCGGAGGGGAATTCGGCGGTGACGTTCGCCAACGCGCTCAATCGCTTCGCCGAGATGGGATGCGTGACCTTGGCTCGCCGTGGTCGGGGCGGCCGGGAGCGCGTGATCCTGGCGGGACCGGCGGCGAGCGACCTCGCCGGGCTCGAGCGCCGGCTTGCCGACAGCCGACGGCTCGAAGGCGTCGGTCGGCTCACGCTGCCGATGCCGCCCTCGTCGTCCGAGCATCCGTCGGCGTCGTTTCCGGTCTGA